DNA sequence from the Methanomicrobiales archaeon genome:
CCGCTCTCGAGATCCTGGTGCAGGGGAACCTTGAGGCGATGATCGCGGAGGACTGCCTGCCCTGCACGGCAGGCGCGGTGGAGAGGGCGGGAGGAGAAGCCTGGACCCTTCGCGACGAGCGGAATCGGGAGTTCCCCCTCCTCCTGGATACCGAGTGCCGCACGCGCATCCTCAACGCCGTCGAACTCTGCCTGATCGATCACATGCCCGCGCTCTTCTCCATCGGGCTTGACGGGATCGCCATCGATGCGCGGGGGCGCTCTCCGCGGTACGTCCGCGAGATGACCGCTCTCTACCGAAAGGCAGTTGATGCGGCAGAGAGAAGGGATCATGGCTGGAAGCAGGAGCTCGCCCGCCTCAAAGAGGAGGCGAAACGGATGTCGCTCGGCGGCATCACGGCGGGGCACTTCCTGCGGGGCCTCAAACGGTGAGGTGCATGCAGATCGTCGTATCGCTCCAGAACCCGGAGGATATCGCAGAGGCAGAGCGGCTCGGCGCGGACCTGATCGAGCTGCGGCTGGACCTGATGACGGCGGAAGGGCTGTCGCGGGATCGTCTCCTGGCGGCGAGGGCGCCTCGCATCCTGACGCTCCGCTCCGTCACGGAGGGCGGGCGCTTCGGAGGCAGTCCGGCAGACTGGTTCTCGGCGATCGCCCCCCTGGCCGCGGGAGCGGACTACGTCGATGTGGAGAGGCGGTTTTCGGAGCATGCCGCGGCTATCCGGGACATGGGAAGCCGGATCGTCGCCTCCTGCCACCGCAGGGACATGCCGTCCCCCGGAGAGCTCCGTGAGATCGAGGAGAGCCTGCGGTCCTACGGCGACATCCCCAAGATCGTGGTCAGCCCCGGGAGCGAACGGGACGTGCTCGACCTCCTCTCGTTCACGCTCTCGGCGGAGAAGCCCATCTGCACAGGAGTGATGGGGGCGCGGTACTCCTTCGCACGGGCGATCCTTCCCCTCTTCGGGTCGGCGTGGGCGTACTGCCATATGGGGGCACCGACCGCCTCCGGACAGTTCCACATCCGGGAGATGAGGGAGCTCGCCTCCCTGCTCGAGAGGCGGTAGGAGCCGTTACCCGCACTCCCCGCCGCTCCCGTACGCCGCCCGCACCTTCTCCGCCGCCGCACCGGAGACCTTCTCCCGCAGGACGTCCAGGAGCGCCTCCACATCCTCCGGCG
Encoded proteins:
- a CDS encoding type I 3-dehydroquinate dehydratase — protein: MQIVVSLQNPEDIAEAERLGADLIELRLDLMTAEGLSRDRLLAARAPRILTLRSVTEGGRFGGSPADWFSAIAPLAAGADYVDVERRFSEHAAAIRDMGSRIVASCHRRDMPSPGELREIEESLRSYGDIPKIVVSPGSERDVLDLLSFTLSAEKPICTGVMGARYSFARAILPLFGSAWAYCHMGAPTASGQFHIREMRELASLLERR